A single window of Mycosarcoma maydis chromosome 1, whole genome shotgun sequence DNA harbors:
- a CDS encoding putative UDP-glucose 6-dehydrogenase: protein MPAPVLTTNGSSSQFQVQSVPSHVRTICCIGAGYVGGPTCSVIAFKCPHIKVIIVDVNPARIAAWNSDDLPVFEPSLDAVVRECRGRNLFFSTDIDAAIQEADLIFVSVNTPTKTSGVGKGFAADLHYVEASTRRIASVATSSKIIVEKSTVPCRTAASMRTILESNSSYTADGTLISFQILSNPEFLAEGTAIRDLMAPDRVLIGSLDTQQGKAAAKALSEVYQNWVDPSKIYETGLWSSELSKLAANALLAQRISSINSLSAICEATGADVDEVAHACGLDGRIGPKFLKASVGFGGSCFQKDILNLVYLSESLGLNEVADYWHQVIKMNEYSKSRFAQKVVSTLFNTITMKKIAVLGFAFKKNTGDTRESAAITLCKYFRQERAQISIYDPKVTTNQIMLDLTEPGVVDDVEAVKQQVKIAGSMKEACEDAEAVVICTEWDEFRDATAQDWDEIYRSMKKPAFVFDGRGIVDAKVLRSVGFKVHAVGKGPLIVDPIWA, encoded by the coding sequence ATGCCTGCTCCAGTGCTCACTACCAATGGCTCGTCAAGTCAGTTTCAGGTTCAATCAGTTCCCTCGCACGTTCGTACCATTTGCTGTATTGGTGCTGGCTACGTTGGTGGCCCCACCTGCTCCGTAATCGCATTCAAGTGTCCCCACATCAAGGTCATTATTGTAGATGTCAATCCGGCACGTATCGCCGCATGGAACTCGGACGATCTGCCTGTTTTCGAGCCTAGTCTTGATGCAGTCGTACGTGAGTGCCGCGGACGAAACCTCTTCTTTTCGACTGACATCGATGCGGCGATCCAGGAAGCCGATTTGATCTTTGTCTCTGTCAACACTCCTACAAAGACATCGGGCGTCGGTAAAGGTTTCGCAGCTGACCTGCACTACGTCGAAGCTTCGACGCGTCGTATTGCATCCGTAGCTACGAGTTCTAAGATTATCGTAGAAAAGTCAACTGTGCCATGCCGAACCGCAGCTAGCATGAGGACCATCCTCGAGTCAAATTCGAGCTACACGGCTGATGGAACCCTGATCTCATTCCAGATTCTCTCCAACCCTGAATTCTTGGCGGAAGGTACGGCAATCCGCGACCTGATGGCACCCGATCGTGTGCTCatcggctcgctcgacacaCAACAGGGCaaggcagcagccaaagccCTCAGCGAAGTCTATCAAAACTGGGTCGATCCATCCAAGATCTACGAAACAGGACTCTGGTCTTCGGAGCTCAGCAAGCTTGCCGCTAACGCTCTTCTAGCCCAGCGCATTTCGAGCATCAACTCGCTCTCCGCGATTTGCGAGGCTACGGGTGCCGATGTAGACGAAGTCGCCCACGCCTGTGGTCTCGATGGACGTATCGGGCCGAAATTCCTCAAAGCATCGGTCGGGTTCGGCGGAAGCTGTTTCCAAAAGGACATTCTCAACCTCGTTTACTTGTCCGAGTCGCTCGGACTCAACGAGGTAGCCGACTACTGGCACCAGGTGATCAAGATGAACGAATACTCCAAGTCGAGGTTTGCCCAAAAAGTCGTTTCCACGCTGTTCAACACGATCACGATGAAGAAAATTGCAGTTCTGGGTTTTGCATTCAAGAAGAATACCGGTGACACACGTGAATCAGCGGCGATCACGCTCTGCAAGTACTTCCGTCAGGAACGTGCCCAGATCTCTATCTACGATCCCAAGGTGACGACAAACCAGATCATGCTCGATCTCACCGAGCCAGGTGTGGTCGATGATGTCGAGGcggtcaagcagcaggtcAAGATCGCCGGTTCGATGAAGGAAGCGTGCGAGGACGCCGAGGCGGTCGTCATTTGCACCGAGTGGGACGAGTTTAGAGATGCAACAGCACAGGACTGGGATGAGATCTACAGAAGCATGAAGAAGCCCGCTTTTGTGTTTGACGGCAGGGGGATTGTCGATGCAAAGGTGCTGAGAAGCGTTGGTTTCAAGGTGCACGCCGTCGGCAAGGGCCCTCTCATCGTGGACCCAATTTGGGCTTGA